A genomic segment from Dermacentor silvarum isolate Dsil-2018 chromosome 11, BIME_Dsil_1.4, whole genome shotgun sequence encodes:
- the LOC119433092 gene encoding uncharacterized protein LOC119433092 translates to MHSAYNATLPDKDEVVRRLAVEKKILSVLDTVRASRTGAKPAVTSLRKILTTIANAKLSDWLEPIRAASGSKAADENQLVSVQDVRLLRVVDELLSAHSSQHLLEHLSWWLLQRLTVIGWPQGYDVIAGSETAAKYAVKLDCYTLAATRFALLFASESAVQLFSVETRHRAETFLRDLISDLADVAGKAPWLSDKAKAAARKTLLEIEVRIPRGS, encoded by the exons ATGCATAGCGCCTACAACGCCACCCTTCCGGACAAGGACGAGGTCGTTCGTCGACTCGCCGTCGAAAAGAAAATCCTGTCCGTCCTGGACACTGTGCGAGCATCACGGACCGGTGCGAAGCCCGCGGTAACCAGCTTGCGCAAGATACTAACCACCATCGCCAACGCGAAACTCTCCGACTGGCTCGAACCAATCAGGGCTGCCTCTGGCTCGAAGGCCGCTGATGAGAACCAACTCGTGTCTGTGCAAGACGTGCGCTTGCTACGGGTGGTAGACGAGTTGCTGTCGGCTCACAGCTCGCAACACCTGCTGGAACACTTGTCCTGGTGGCTGCTTCAGCGGCTGACGGTGATTGGATGGCCGCAGGGGTATGACGTCATTGCCGGGAGCGAAACA gCTGCAAAATATGCCGTCAAGCTGGACTGCTACACACTGGCAGCCACCAGGTTCGCTCTGCTGTTCGCATCGGAGAGCGCAGTCCAGCTGTTCTCGGTTGAAACGCGTCACCGCGCCGAGACATTCCTCAGAGACCTCATCTCAGACTTGGCGGACGTAGCTGGCAAGGCTCCCTGGCTGAGCGACAAGGCTAAAGCCGCCGCTCGGAAAACGCTTCTGGAAATTGAAGTACGCATTCCACGAGGCAGCTAA